In the Hevea brasiliensis isolate MT/VB/25A 57/8 chromosome 8, ASM3005281v1, whole genome shotgun sequence genome, GCTGATGGTGCACTTCACACTCGAGACTGGGATACTGAGCCTCTTTTTCCATTACCGGACCCTGATTTTGCCAACAAGGAGTATGTATTCTGTCTGTCTTTTTTTTGTTATTCCGTGTTTCTCTTCATTCTTGTGGCTTTAATTCTTGTAATCTAGGGTCTGTTGACCACTTTGGAATTATTAGGATTGATAATATAATACGCACATTGTTTGGATTCCAGTAATACAAATTTGCTACATTTATGTTGGCTACAGGAGCTCACAGTCTTCAATTCCTGTTCTGTCATTAATGAAGTATAAGAGTCCAAGCAAACGATCCAAAAGTAGGTGGGAGCCTTTACCTGAGGAGAAGTTGGTTGAAAAAACTGTTACTGTCAGTAATGATGATGTAAAATATGGTGGTTGGGATGGAAAGGTATACATTTTTATTTCCTCCTCTTCTCATGTGTAGTTATAGTGTGAAGGTAGCTAAATAATCCACTTCTGCTTCTGGATTTTGTATTGTAATCAATTAATGTTCTTTAAATCTGGTTTTGATTTAGTAATCTTGTCTCACCATACAGCCTTTAATTGGGAATTCTGAGAGCAAGGTTGATGCTTTCAGTGACCTCAAGTTCTCTTTATCGGAGCAGAAAACTCTGAGTAAGGGTtcccagaggccactcaagaagcAGCGTATTGCTGATGCTTTTAATAGTGCCGAAAATGGCAATGCATCAAGTGATAGTGATAAGGAACAAAGTTTAGCAGCTTATTATTCTGGTGCAATAGCGCTTGCAAATTCACCTGAGGAAAAAAAGAAACGTGAAAATCGCTCTAAGCGTTTTGAAAAAGTACAAGGGCATCAATCAGAAATTAATTACTTCAAACCAAAAAATGCTGGAGCTGGAAACCTGTACAGTAAACGGGCTAGTGCCTTGATGCTTTGCAAAAACTTTGATGATGGTGGAAGCAGGGCTGTTGAAGACATTGACTGGGATGCACTAACTGTTAAAGGGACCTGCCAGGAAATTGAGAAACGTTATTTGCGACTCACTTCTGCACCTGATCCTTCCATTGTAAATATCAAtgtcatatttatatatatttagattGCAAGGTCCAAGTAACAAATGGACTGTATATGAAATGCAACTATTTTGGCTAAAGTCTATTTTGTTTAATAGGTGAGACCAGAAGAAGTGCTAGAGAAAGCTCTGCTTATGGTTCAAATTTCTCAGAAGAACTACCTTTATAAATGTGATCAATTGAAGTCTATTCGCCAAGATCTAACCGTACAACGAATAAAAAATCAGCTAACAGTTAAGGTATGCTTGATGCTCTAATTTCAAAAGCTCATGATCTTTTCGATTAAAGCTTTTCTGATTTTAGTTGAGTGTGTGTATATCAGAACCTTGGTCTTTTCATAGTTTGCTCCTATATTTTACTCATTTTCAGGTGTATGAAACTCATGCTCGGTTAGCAATGGAAGTAGGGGACTTGCCTGAGTATAATCAGGTTGGTGGGTTTGTGCTATGGCTGAAAACCATTTTATTCTCTTTCAACTTCTGTATTGATGCATTGCTCATGCATCCATGAGTCTCTGGTCTTCTTCCTGAGATAGTCATTTTCTATTTTAAGTGCTAGCTCAGTTTCTTCTAAGGAATTAGTAGAGTCATTTTAAACGTGACATTACAGCTGGCAGTGGAGTGTATGTATGAAGAACTGTGTCTGTATGCCTCATTCAAGACCATTATAATATCTGTTGTAATcattacccaaaaaaaaaaaaaaattgttgtaaGATGCTTACTAGCTGAATGTTCTGAAACTGTGTAGAAATATGTTACCCGAAAAGTGTGTAACTGATGCCTGAAGGTGCCCATGTAATGTGTCTCCTCAGTCATCTTTAATTCAACTTATTCAAATTGTAGCTTACATTTTGAGCCTTTCTTCCATCTATATGTTAAGCATTAGCTGCTGTTTGCTACTATTAGACCAACGTGATATGGTTATTATTGTAGGTGTTTTACTTCTTAGTTCTTACGCATGTTCATGATTTATGAGGTAGGAACTTGTGCCGTGTTACAGTTTGGAATCTTAAATAGCATAAATTTAACGGTCATGAGACACATTGAAAACTCAGATATCTAAAACAATCAAGCAGCTTTTTCTCGATTGTCTTCATTTGATGATGCTTTgagatataataaattaattcgcATGATGCTTATATTTGGTTGATTTTCTTCGTTGCAGTGCCAATCACAGTTAAAAACCCTGTATGATGAAGGAATCGAAGGATGCTGCATGGAATTTGCAGCGTACAACTTACTTTGTGTTATTTTGCACTCTAATAACAACAGAGACCTTGTATCATCAATGTCAAGGTTAGTGGAATTTTCAGAATTGCGGTTTTGGTTGTAATGATGTTTGATATATGTTCTTGCCTGAATTCCCTTGCCACATAATTTCTTGATCTTGAAGTTATAACCTCTCAGTGTGCATACTAATTTTTTCCCCCTTGTGCATTATAATGTGTTGATACTTATATGCAGTGTTGTTAAAGGCGTTGGGCGAGGTGAGGCGACCCTCTAGCGCCTTGCCTGGCTGTGCCTCGCTTGAATTATGTGAGTTGACCGTCCCAGAGAGAAAGGCGAGAGGTGACAGAGGCGATGCCTTTTTTATATAatgtttactttttttttttttcccttaatttGTTTTTTACACAGCAAAAGATTAAAAGGTAATTTCTTCATGTGGCACTTTACATTTTAAGGAATTACAACAAATTAGGAACTAAATCTTCACTGACAGCTTAATGCTCTCCTAAGACTTAGGCGATCACACTAATTTAGGCTAGCTGTATATAACAAaactatacttttttttttttttttttaagttatatCAAGAAGGCCTAACTAAATAagggaagagaaaaaaaatactaATCAGGGATTACAACAAACTAAGAACTAAATCAGGGATTATACAAATAATAAGGGATTGCAACAAATTAGAATCTAAATCAAGAATTGTACAACTAAGTGATTATATAGCTAGTGAATTCTAAGTCAACTCTTCCTCAAATaaggaataaaaataaataggaaaGATTTTAGAGATTCTAATAGTACATATTTGACATTCTCTATTTTTGGCTATAATATAGGATCTGATTAAGCTAAAATATTACTTTTCACATATGTAAATTTTTTTGTACTATATAAATCGTATCTATTAAAGAGTTTTCAGTGCCTTTTTCGTCAAACACTTGTTCTAAACCCTAAGAAATTGGAGTTAATTAATctttctttaaatttcatttcttttctatAACCTTATTattctttgatttttatctcTTATATTACATGTACTGCActgtaaataatatatattttttccttttaaattaGAAGCATAATATtttaatgttatatatatataaaagctatGGAGCCTCACTTTAAAAAGGCACTCGCCTCGCCTCTCGCCTAAGGTTATAATAGGGTACCCTATCGCCTTAATGTCCCCTTTCTCCTTAATAACATTGCTTATATGTTAAATTAACAACCTGAGGTGTTTCCTTTTATTAACAATTGTGCCATATTATACAAATAATTGACTAGTTTTTGGATCTAGTTTTTGTTCCAAAATGTCTTTGACGTTTCATAATGTGCTTTAGAGGGGTGATCCAATATATGAAACATGAGCACTTGTGCCTTAACCTTGCTTTGCTGAGAGGCTGCAAGCTGCAACTGTAGCTTGAACTAATGACCTCCAAGTTACAAATGAAGTAACTTTACTATTACACCAAAGCTATAATGAGCTTTAAGCTTTTAAAAAATGTCAAGCATTAATAAACAGATTTCTTGACCTATCCTACATCAATTCCTTGAACTATTTTGCGCCTTTTAGGAACCTTTAGTGTGAAACCACTTTCATGGATTTAGTGTGCCTTGAAATGAGGAGAAATTGTGAGACATGATTTTATTCTTGAATATTGTAGAATAAGCGCAATACATGCTTGTACATGTGTATGCACATAGCCTAGACAGAATTGTAGATCCACTtttaagtaatgcaaacttcaaaatAGCATTCAAGTATGAGAACCATTCATAGAAAGTATAGTTAAAAGTGTTATTAAGGTGAGAGGCGACATTAAGACGATAGGGTACCCTATGGACTTAGGCAAGAGTTGAGGCGAGAGCCTTTTTGAAGTGaggcgtgtatatatatatatatatatatatatatatatatatatatatatacttttactAGTTTAATGAGTAAAATACAATATTGAAAAGGAAAAAACATATTATTTGCAGTGCATTCATTATATGTAATATAagagaaatagaaaataaaaaataataaagttaTAGAAAGGAAATGAAATTCAAAAAAAAGATTAATTAACTCCTCTTTATTAGGGTTTAGAACAAGTCTTTGACTAAAAAAGGCACTAAATAGTAGGATTTACATAGGATAGAAAAATTTACATTTGTGGAAAGTAATATTCTAGCTTAATCAGATCTTGTATTGCAGCAAAAAATGAAGAATGTCAAATATGTGCCGTTAGAATCTTCAAAAttttcctatttatttttattccttATATGAGGAAGAGTTTACTTAGGAATTCACTAGCTATATAATCACTTGCTGTATAATCTTTGATTTAGATCCTAATTTGTTGTAATCCTTGTTAGCTGTATAATCCTTGATTTAGTTCATTTGTTGTAATATCTGATTAGTTGTTTTTTCCTTGTTTAGTTAGATTTTCTTGGTGTATAAATTCTTCTTATACCTGCaacttaaaaaacaaaaaaaagaaaacaatataGTTTTGTTCATGTACAATTAGCCTAAATTAGTATGATTGCCTAAGTTTTAGGAGAGGATTAAGCTATCAATGCAAATTTAGTTCCCAATTTGTGGTAAACCCTGATGATGAAGAGCGTTATATGAGGAAATTGCTTTCTAATCTTTTGTTgtgtaaataacaaaaaaaaaaaaaaagggtaaatgTTACATGAAAAAGGTGCTGCCTCTGTCACCTCTCACCTGGCACCTTTCTCTTTGGGGAGCTCGCCTCATGCAATCCAGGCGAGGCGCTAGAGGGTCGCCTCGCCTCGCCTCGCCTCGCCTGGCACCTCGTGTGGCACCTTGGAGTGCCTTTAACAACATTGCATGGTTATTGAAGGTGAAAGCCACACTAAGGTGCAAAGGATTCTTGGACTGAGATGTGAGGCTCAAGTGCATACCTGAGCGACATTAGGCGCATTGAAAACAAAATAAGACGTATATAATCCTAAATAGGACTAAAATATAAGCACCATTAAATAACATAAACCATTTACAGTTCTAGCAGTGAGGTTTTGAAATCCAACAAGAATAACGATTAAGTCTTAATCCCAAATTAGTTGGGGTTGGCTATATAGATCTTTTTTAGCCATTTAGCTACATTTGAGACCAATTCTGCATCGATCACTCCGTGCCATTTTTGGTATCCCCTTTTCTCTCTTTACTCTTTCAACCACAAAAGAACATAAAGCAACTAAAAAACTACTATTCAATTCTCATTAAGAGTAAGATGGTCTCCATGTTCATCTCTATAATCAtcaacatcatcatcatcatcttcttcttcttcttcctaactTCCAaagttcttttcttcttcatcttcattATCTTCATTATACTATTATCTTCTTCCTCATCAAGACTACTACTCAAATCTCTTCTTCATCCTCATGTCTAAGTACTAGAGGAGCATTGGCTCTCAAATTAGAAGTTGTTACTGTGCCATTTCCTTACATCTAACACCTTGGAGTAGATGTAGGCTTCACATTTTTTCTTTTGTTGCTCAAGTACTATGGACGTTGTCTTCAACTTCAATAGCTTTAGCAACTGCACACCAAGTTAGATTATCATCTTCAAACACAATTTCATCCTAATCGTTCAAGAGGACATTGGTTTGGTCAGTTCAGCTTGTGTTTATTCCGTtggatattttatatttaatgtgATGGATGTTCGCCTGATTCTGTTATTACAGATGTATGGTCAATCATCAGAATACATATGAATTTGAACTTAAATAAAATTCAAGCAATGCTAGTTAACTAAGCAAAGCAAAGCTGCCATGGTTTGGTGGATATGAAATTCCATGATTTGGAATAATGGTTGCAACTATTTGATGCGAAGGATATTCTCCTGATTCTGTTGTTACAGATATATGGTCAACGTCAATCATCAGAATACATCTGGATGGAAACTGAAATAAAATTCAAGCAATGCTAGTTAACTAATAAAACTGCACAGTATTTGCAGATAAAAATTTCTATGATTTGGAATAAGGTTACAAATATTTAATGCGATGGATATATGCCTGATTCTCTTATTACAGATGTATGGTCAATCACCAGAATACATCTGAATGTAAACTCAAATAAAATTTAAGTAATGCTAGTTCACTGTGCTTAGGGATAAAAAATTCTATGATTTGGAATGATGGTTACAATTTTATCCAAACTACGTTGTCTCTTACATTTGTCCTTTGTGTACGTAgtgcactctctctctctctctctctctctctctctctctatttctcCCCCTCTCTCATATTTTATTTGGTGTATCATGCATGCAGCAGTTATTTGATCATGTTTTGGTTTTGGATTTGTAGAAGCAGATTTGTTCCCTTTCCATTAATTGCCgcttataataatataaatttgctGTTGAGTTGCCAGGTTACCAGAGGAAGCAAAGAAGGATAAAGCTGTTAAACATGCTCTTGCAGTTCGTGCAGCTGTAACCTCAGGAAACTATGTTATGTTCTTCAGATTATACAAGACAGCTCCTAACTTGAACATATGCCTCATGGGTGGGCATACATTTTGACTCCTTCACACAACAACGCGCCCGCGCCGCGCCCCGCCCCCAACaaaaaaatcctttttttttatttgtcaaATTGTCAATTCAATGTGTTATAAGATAGTGATGGTAATTTTTGTCTCTCTGCAGATCTCTGTGTTGAAAAGATGCGCTATAAGGCTGTAAGCTGCATATCCCGGTCATATCGCCCTACTGTGCCTGTTTCATACATTGCACAGGTTTTGGGCTTCTCCAGCACAAGTGAAGGAAATGACCAGGTCTCAGTTGGATTAGAGGAATGTGTAGAGTGGTTGAGAGCACATGGTGCATGCCTCACTTCAGACAGTAATGGAGAGATGCAGCTGGATACAAAGGTATCTTCAACTTCAACcttttttttaatgtaattttatttttaataaagggaaaagattttcttttcattttggtcctgcataagaaccaagtttctGAAGTTTGTTACTGTCAGGATTTTACCAGCACGGAATGGTTTAGAGGGTGAACCAATCCCTTTCCTCTGATCTTCCCTCTTTCAGTAATTCATGTATGCCTTAATTGGGTTTAGTTATAcggatcattcttctttccaTGCATCTCCACTTGTCTCTCTTGGCCAGGGGAAAAAATAAATTTGCTGGATGTCTTTCCTAGATTAGTGAAACCAAAGAGATATGCCCTCTGGTTTTAGAAATGACAGATGGCTATCCCATAGGAGAACCATAATTGATAgtggaaaaagaaataaaagaaaatacaacacGTTTCAGCATTACTGTTTGTGCCACTgacctcttctctctcttcttcttattcctttttttttttttaaataaatttaataatgttAATTAAGGCAGCTGATGTTATACTTTTAAGGGCTAATTCAATGGTAACTTTGTATGACTTAATATGATGTGCAGGCTTCATCTTCTAGTCTTTATATTCCAGAACCCGAGGATGCTGTGTTCCATGGAGATGCTAGTCTGGCTGTTAATGATTTTCTTGCACGGACATCCTTGTAGTCAAAATGTAATGATTGTATAcatttaataagaaaaatttgaaaattgcgCAGCCCTCAACAATATGTACAACCAGAAGATTAGGTTTCTTCCCTGACCTGGAAGTGAGAGTTCAACTCAAGCCTTTAGCGAGCGTAGATCATAGATGTATAAAAGCACATATAACGAAAATAGAGCAGAGGCTTCCCTAAGAAATTTGTTGCCTAGAATTGCGGAGGGATTGAACTACGACAATAACCATATGATTTATATTCTTCCTTTTTGTCTTGAACGATGATAATTCATTCTTTGCTGGGGAAGAAGATGGAACT is a window encoding:
- the LOC110648916 gene encoding SAC3 family protein A; protein product: MDWLNDPNSYANNIGLCGMQFEVSCGKLPSEPKLKDGKLKKSKSWETWFSWEMAVIGYPSSFLSTVFVMYVIGYFNIIPQPNVPDLSIFSRLSSCIATFTVAPTILDVGQLARLVIQARFGIITKATADGALHTRDWDTEPLFPLPDPDFANKESSQSSIPVLSLMKYKSPSKRSKSRWEPLPEEKLVEKTVTVSNDDVKYGGWDGKPLIGNSESKVDAFSDLKFSLSEQKTLSKGSQRPLKKQRIADAFNSAENGNASSDSDKEQSLAAYYSGAIALANSPEEKKKRENRSKRFEKVQGHQSEINYFKPKNAGAGNLYSKRASALMLCKNFDDGGSRAVEDIDWDALTVKGTCQEIEKRYLRLTSAPDPSIVRPEEVLEKALLMVQISQKNYLYKCDQLKSIRQDLTVQRIKNQLTVKVYETHARLAMEVGDLPEYNQCQSQLKTLYDEGIEGCCMEFAAYNLLCVILHSNNNRDLVSSMSRLPEEAKKDKAVKHALAVRAAVTSGNYVMFFRLYKTAPNLNICLMDLCVEKMRYKAVSCISRSYRPTVPVSYIAQVLGFSSTSEGNDQVSVGLEECVEWLRAHGACLTSDSNGEMQLDTKASSSSLYIPEPEDAVFHGDASLAVNDFLARTSL